A section of the Oryza sativa Japonica Group chromosome 1, ASM3414082v1 genome encodes:
- the LOC4327943 gene encoding uncharacterized protein, with translation MAATADPRAKPPTAHHLKPWVPTPTPRSHRVPSLPAVSGGGGGGARPARDRRRSSSSSSHRRGGTTTDAGAVDEEEVVEAYDGGLEDLRAKLMGHIKDVADRLHLPQPKPQPRSPEPETPPAPAPLPPPPPPPPDTSVAAAAAAARPWNLRERKRRPSARGSTAASPTTAWARRADTTRGGGERPPFAVALAAEEIEEDMYALTGGRPRRRPRKRPRVVQRQLDSLFPGLWLTEITADAYKVPDD, from the exons ATGGCGGCGACCGCGGATCCGAGGGCGAAGCCGCCGACGGCGCACCACCTGAAGCCGTGGGTGCCCACCCCGACGCCTCGTTCCCACCGCGTGCCGTCCTTGCCGGCAGTctccggaggaggcggaggcggcgctaggcCCGCCCGCGAtcggcgccgctcctcctcgtcgtcgtcccacCGACGGGGCGGCACCAccaccgacgccggcgccgtagatgaggaggaggtggtggaggcttACGACGGCGGGCTAGAGGATCTACGAGCGAAGCTCATGGGCCACATCAAGGACGTCGCCGACCGCCTCCACCTTCCTCAACCGAAGCCGCAGCCTCGGTCGCCGGAGCCCGAGACGCctccggcaccggcgccgctcccaccgcctccgcctcctccacctgatacatctgtggcggcggcggcggcggcagccaggCCGTGGAACCTTAGAGAGCGGAAGCGCCGTCCCTCGGCCCGCGGTAGCACGGCGGCGTCGCCCACGACGGCGTGGGCGAGACGAGCGGACACCACACGGGGTGGCGGCGAGCGACCGCCGTTCGCGGTGGCACTCGCGgcggaggagatcgaggaggacATGTACGCCCTgaccggcggccggccgcggcggcggcctcggaaACGGCCTCGCGTCGTCCAGCGGCAGCTCGAT TCGCTGTTCCCGGGGCTGTGGCTGACCGAGATCACCGCCGACGCCTACAAGGTCCCCGACGACTAG
- the LOC107275379 gene encoding uncharacterized protein has product MAAAHFVFVPLMAQGHLIPAVDTALLLATHGVLCTVVATPATVARVRTHRRIGPTVHLEAVLEEKSGELAFPRTRQVFMLNNTHAIVRHAVRSNLAMFLPSGWARAWEERMEGYVKSYLDMSWAPIVSRLAAGAATTAATKPATVSVLRRQ; this is encoded by the coding sequence atggcggcggcgcacttTGTGTTCGTCCCGCTCATGGCGCAGGGCCACCTCATACCGGCGGTCGACACCGCACTGCTGCTGGCCACCCATGGCGTGCTCTGCACCGTCGTCGCCACGCCGGCCACGGTGGCGAGGGTGCGTACCCACCGTCGAATTGGCCCGACGGTCCACCTGGAGGCCGTGCTCGAGGAGAAGTCTGGCGAGCTTGCATTCCCGAGGACGAGGCAGGTGTTCATGCTGAACAACACGCACGCCATCGTGCGCCACGCCGTGCGCTCCAACCTCGCCATGTTCCTGCCGTCGGGATGGGCACGTGCCTGGGAGGAGCGCATGGAGGGCTACGTCAAGAGCTACCTCGACATGTCGTGGGCGCCCATCGTAtcacgcctcgccgccggcgccgccaccacggcggcgaCAAAGCCAGCCACCGTGAGCGTGCTCCGGCGGCAATGA
- the LOC4327944 gene encoding zinc finger protein BRUTUS produces MATPTPMAGEGTLAAVMPRSPSPTASAAAGSAAEAPMLIFLYFHKAIRAELEGLHAAAVRLATERAGDVGALAERCRFFVNIYKHHCDAEDAVIFPALDIRVKNVAGTYSLEHKGENDLFSQLFALLQLDIQNDDSLRRELASCTGAIQTCLSQHMSKEEEQVFPLLTKKFSYEEQADLVWQFLCNIPVNMMAEFLPWLSSSVSSDEHEDIRSCLCKIVPEEKLLQQVVFAWIEGKTTRKVTENSTKSNSEATCDCKDASSIDHADNHISSHEDSKAGNKKYAESIDGQVERHPIDEILYWHNAIRKELIDIAEETRRMQQSGNFSDISSFNARLQFIADVCIFHSIAEDQVVFPAVDSELSFVHEHAEEERRFNNFRCLIQQIQIAGAKSTALDFYSELCSHADQIMETIEKHFCDEETKVLPQARMLFSPEKQRQLLYKSLCVMPLKLLERVLPWLVSKLSDEEASSFLENMRLAAPSSETALVTLFSGWACKARSEDKSNSGEYLCLTSGEMRCLLDEVDGLEKCRPFCPCASRSNTDASLHPQTENGSRPGKRGNDAESVPGTNGSDLSQTDDTEARPCSKKPCCIPGLRVETGNLAISSSLASAKSFRSLSYNSSAPSLYSSLFSWETDASLSCSDGISRPIDTIFKFHKAIRKDLEYLDVESGKLIDGDESCLRQFIGRFRLLWGLYRAHSNAEDEIVFPALESRETLHNVSHSYTLDHKQEEQLFGDISDALAELSQLHERLTHPHIEVSEAEKNDFNSSDEIDWTRKYNELATKLQGMCKSIRAALTNHVHREELELWPLFDEHFSVEEQDKLVGRIIGSTGAEVLQSMLPWVTSALTQEEQNMMLDTWKQATKNTMFGEWLNEWWKGAPTSSDSSEEASSAPEDSHLQDKIDQNDQMFKPGWKDIFRMNQSELEAEVRKVSRDPTLDPRRKAYLIQNLMTSRWIAAQQKLPEPKSEECSEGAGIPGCAPSYRDQEKQIFGCEHYKRNCKLVAACCNKLFTCRFCHDKISDHTMERKATQEMMCMVCLKVQPVGPNCQTPSCNGLSMAKYYCNICKFFDDERTVYHCPFCNLCRLGKGLGVDFFHCMKCNCCLGMKLTEHKCREKGLETNCPICCDFLFTSSAAVRALPCGHFMHSACFQAYTCSHYTCPICCKSLGDMAVYFGMLDALLAAEELPEEYRDRCQDILCNDCERKGRSRFHWLYHKCGSCGSYNTRVIKTDTADCSTPN; encoded by the exons atggcgacgccgacgcccaTGGCGGGGGAGGGGACGCTCGCGGCGGTGATGCCGCGGTCGCCGTCCCctacggcttcggcggcggcggggtcggcggcggaggcgccgaTGCTGATATTCCTCTACTTCCACAAGGCGATCCGCGCGGAGCTCGAGGGGCTGCACGCGGCCGCCGTGCGCCTCGCCACGGagcgcgccggcgacgtgggggcgcTCGCCGAGCGCTGCCGCTTCTTCGTCAACATCTACAAGCACCACTGCGACGCCGAGGACGCG GTTATCTTTCCAGCACTTGATATCCGAGTCAAGAATGTCGCAGGAACCTATTCTCTTGAGCACAAAGGGGAAAATGATCTCTTCAGCCAGCTGTTTGCTCTGTTACAGCTGGACATTCAAAATGATGATAGTCTTCGAAGGGAACTCGCATCCTGTACAGGGGCCATTCAAACATGTCTCTCCCAACATATGTCCAAAGAAGAAGAGCAG GTCTTTCCATTGCTTACGAAGAAATTTTCATATGAAGAGCAAGCTGATCTAGTGTGGCAGTTCTTATGTAACATTCCTGTAAATATGATGGCAGAGTTCCTCCCCTGGCTTTCGTCTTCGGTTTCATCTGATGAACATGAAGATATCCGTAGCTGCTTATGTAAAATAGTACCTGAAGAGAAACTCCTTCAGCAG GTTGTCTTCGCGTGGATCGAAGGGAAAACAACGAGAAAAGTAACAGAGAATTCCACCAAGTCTAATTCAGAAGCAACCTGTGATTGCAAGGATGCCTCCTCCATTGATCATGCAGATAACCATATTTCTTCACATGAAGATTCTAAAGCTGGGAACAAAAAGTATGCAGAATCTATTGATGGTCAGGTTGAAAGGCATCCCATAGATGAGATTCTGTATTGGCACAATGCTATCCGTAAAGAGTTAATTGATATAGCAGAGGAGACAAGAAGGATGCAGCAATCTGGAAATTTCTCTGATATATCATCTTTCAATGCAAGGCTGCAGTTTATTGCAGATGTGTGCATCTTCCACAG TATTGCCGAGGATCAGGTTGTGTTTCCTGCAGTTGATAGTGAGCTGTCCTTTGTGCATGAGCATGCTGAAGAAGAGCGCCGGTTTAACAATTTTAGATGTTTAATTCAGCAAATCCAAATAGCAGGAGCAAAATCAACTGCACTAGACTTTTACTCTGAATTGTGTTCACATGCTGATCAGATAATGGAGACAATTGAGAAACACTTCTGTGATGAAGAAACCAAG GTGCTTCCTCAAGCTAGGATGCTTTTCTCTCCTGAGAAGCAAAGGCAACTTCTGtataaaagtttatgtgtgatGCCACTGAAGTTATTAGAACGTGTTCTCCCATGGTTAGTGTCCAAGCTGAGTGATGAGGAGGCATCTTCTTTTCTTGAAAATATGCGCTTGGCAG CACCATCATCGGAAACAGCACTGGTTACCCTTTTCTCTGGTTGGGCATGCAAAGCTCGTTCAGAGGACAAATCCAATTCTGGGGAGTACTTATGCTTAACATCTGGAGAAATGAGATGCCTATTGGATGAAGTTGATGGACTGGAAAAATGTCGGCCATTCTGTCCATGTGCTTCACGTAGCAATACAGATGCTTCTCTGCATCCGCAGACTGAAAATGGTTCTAGGCCAGGAAAGCGAGGAAATGATGCAGAATCTGTTCCTGGTACTAATGGAAGTGACTTGTCTCAGACTGATGACACTGAAGCACGTCCATGTAGCAAAAAACCTTGCTGTATTCCTGGGTTGAGAGTAGAAACTGGCAATCTTGCTATTAGTTCATCGCTGGCTTCTGCAAAGTCATTTCGCTCTCTATCATACAATTCTTCTGCTCCTTCATTATATTCAAGCCTTTTTTCTTGGGAGACAGATGCATCTTTATCTTGTTCAGATGGCATATCAAGGCCAATCGATACTATATTCAAATTTCATAAAGCAATTCGCAAGGACTTAGAGTACCTAGATGTTGAATCTGGAAAGCTTATTGATGGTGATGAGTCTTGTCTTCGCCAGTTCATTGGAAGATTCCGTTTATTGTGGGGTCTTTACAGGGCACACAGTAATGCTGAGGATGAAATTGTTTTTCCTGCTTTAGAATCAAGAGAGACATTGCACAATGTCAGTCACTCGTACACTCTTGACCACAAGCAAGAAGAACAATTATTTGGAGATATATCTGATGCCCTCGCTGAGCTTTCGCAGCTACATGAGAGGTTGACCCACCCCCACATTGAAGTCAGTGAAGCAGAGAAAAACGATTTTAATTCCTCTGATGAGATTGATTGGACTAGAAAGTACAACGAGCTTGCCACAAAGCTTCAAGGAATGTGCAAGTCTATCCGGGCTGCATTGACTAATCATGTCCATAGAGAAGAACTTGAGTTGTGGCCATTGTTTGATGAGCATTTTTCTGTGGAGGAACAGGATAAGCTTGTAGGTCGTATAATTGGTTCAACTGGTGCTGAGGTTCTCCAATCGATGCTACCCTGGGTTACTTCAGCACTTACTCAGGAAGAGCAGAACATGATGCTGGATACATGGAAACAGGCCACTAAGAATACAATGTTTGGCGAGTGGCTAAACGAGTGGTGGAAGGGAGCTCCGACATCATCTGATTCTTCAGAAGAGGCATCCTCTGCTCCAGAAG ATAGTCATTTACAGGACAAGATTGACCAGAATGATCAGATGTTCAAGCCTGGATGGAAGGACATATTTCGAATGAACCAGAGTGAACTTGAGGCTGAGGTGCGAAAGGTTTCACGAGATCCTACACTTGACCCAAGGCGGAAGGCCTATCTTATCCAAAATCTCATGACCAG TCGCTGGATAGCTGCTCAGCAGAAGCTACCAGAGCCAAAATCAGAAGAGTGTAGTGAAGGTGCCGGTATCCCTGGATGTGCTCCTTCATATCGAGACCAGGAGAAGCAAATATTTGGTTGTGAGCACTACAAAAGGAACTGCAAGCTTGTTGCTGCATGCTGCAACAAGCTGTTCACTTGCAGATTCTGCCATGATAAAATTAGTGATCATACGATGGAAAG GAAAGCGACACAGGAGATGATGTGCATGGTATGCTTAAAAGTTCAACCTGTTGGTCCAAATTGTCAAACTCCGTCTTGCAATGGGCTATCCATGGCAAAGTATTACTGTAACATCTGCAAATTTTTTGATGATGAAAG GACTGTTTATCATTGCCCATTTTGTAATTTGTGCCGTCTTGGGAAAGGTCTTGGTGTTGATTTCTTCCATTGCATGAAGTGCAATTGCTGCCTTGGGATGAAATTAACAGAACACAAATGCCGGGAGAAAGGGCTAGAGACAAACTGTCCAATCTGCTGTGATTTCCTATTTACATCAAGCGCGGCAGTTAGAGCTCTTCCCTGTGGCCATTTCATGCATTCAGCTTGCTTTCAG GCATACACTTGTAGTCACTACACTTGTCCTATCTGCTGCAAATCCTTGGGAGATATGGCG GTGTACTTTGGCATGTTGGACGCCTTGCTGGCTGCTGAAGAGCTTCCTGAGGAATACCGTGATCGGTGTCAG GATATACTTTGTAATGATTGTGAAAGAAAAGGGAGGTCTCGATTTCACTGGTTGTACCATAAATGCGGCTCCTGTGGTTCTTATAATACCAGAGTTATCAAGACCGATACAGCAGATTGTTCTACGCCAAACTAG